In a single window of the Acyrthosiphon pisum isolate AL4f chromosome X, pea_aphid_22Mar2018_4r6ur, whole genome shotgun sequence genome:
- the LOC115034230 gene encoding uncharacterized protein LOC115034230, with product MDSLLTELRKRKIAYDMVNENFSFFFNITELSISEVREKAERLRKHYSTDLDLSFSNECVHFRSYLLTLPKEQLPKSIIDMCVTLKNEGFEDIYPYVNIALRMYLCCPVSNCSSERSFSALKRIKNYLRSRMTDERLNSIAILNIESDITKGLDYDDIINEFSSLKARKKNM from the exons ATGGACTCCTTACTTACTGAGttgagaaaaagaaaaatagcaTATGACAtggtaaatgaaaatttttcatTCTTCTTTAATATAACCGAATTAAGCATTAGTGAAGTTAGAGAAAAAGCTGAACGGTTAAGAAAACACTATTCAACGGATCTggatttatcattttcaaacGAATGTGTACACTTTCGTAGCTATTTACTTACCTTACCTAAGGAGCAATTACCTAAATCAATTATAGATATGTGTGTAACGCTTAAAAATGAAGGATTTGAAGAC ATATACCCGTACGTAAATATTGCTCTAAGAATGTATCTATGTTGTCCTGTGTCTAACTGCTCTTCAGAGCGATCGTTTAGTGCTCtaaaacgaattaaaaattatttgcgaTCGAGGATGACTGATGAACGACTAAACAGTATCGCCATATTAAACATCGAATCAGATATTACAAAAGGTTTAGACTATGATGATATAATCAATGAGTTTAGTTCCTTGAAagctcgaaaaaaaaatatgtaa